The Phycisphaerae bacterium sequence AACCATGAAGACTCCAACCGACGCCCGTCTGCCAAAGCCTCCATGTTTCCCACGCCACACGCAGCCCCGATCGAAGGCATTCACCCTGATCGAGCTGCTGGTCGTCGTCGCGATCATCGCCGTGCTGGTCGCCGTGCTCCTGCCCGCGCTGCAGGCGGCCCGCGACTCCGCCAAGATCGCCGTCTGCACCAGCCGCCTTCGCCAGTGGGGCCTCGTGCATCAGATCTACGCCCAGGACAACAGCGGCTTTCTCCGCCCCACCGACCGCATCTATCCCGAATGCTACTGGACGCCGGAACTCGTCAACCGCG is a genomic window containing:
- a CDS encoding prepilin-type N-terminal cleavage/methylation domain-containing protein, with protein sequence MKTPTDARLPKPPCFPRHTQPRSKAFTLIELLVVVAIIAVLVAVLLPALQAARDSAKIAVCTSRLRQWGLVHQIYAQDNSGFLRPTDRIYPECYWTPELVNRDDFVNYFIDHHGLPEDLFVCPFQPSVRLLQTGSDPRVLLMGYTYLGAYDETQ